The following proteins are co-located in the Theropithecus gelada isolate Dixy chromosome 19, Tgel_1.0, whole genome shotgun sequence genome:
- the ZNF101 gene encoding zinc finger protein 101 isoform X1 — protein sequence MDSVAFEDVAVNFTQEEWALLSPSQKNLYRDVMLETFRNLASVGIQWKDQDTENLYQNLGIKLRSLVERLCGRKEGSEHRETFRQIPDCHLNKKSHTGVKPCKCSVCGKVFLRHSFLDRHMRAHAGHTRSECGGEWGEKPRKQKQRGKASVSPRSGAQRTVTPTRKRPYECRVCGKAFNSPDLFQIHQRTHTGKRSYKCREIVRAFTVSSFFRKHGKMHTGAKRYECKYCGKPIDYPSLFQIHVRTHTGEKPYKCKQCGKAFISAGYLRTHEIRLHALEKPHQCQECGKKFSCSSSLHRHKRTHGGGKLYKCQKCAKVFRCPTSLREHERAHTGERPYECNKCGKTFNYPSCFRRHKKTHSGEKPYECKRCGKAFGSCSSLRRHEIIHTGEKPFDCKQCGKVFTFSNYLRLHERTHLAGRSQCFGRR from the exons ATG GACTCAGTGGCCTTTGAGGATGTGGCCGTGAACTTCACCCAGGAGGAGTGGGCTTTGCTGAGTCCTTCCCAGAAGAATCTCTACAGAGATGTGATGCTGGAAACCTTCAGGAACCTGGCCTCTGTCG GAATCCAATGGAAAGACCAGGACACTGAGAATCTGTACCAAAATCTAGGGATTAAGCTAAG aagtCTGGTGGAGAGACTCTGTGGACGTAAAGAAGGGAGTGAACACAGAGAAACCTTCAGGCAGATTCCTGATTGTCACCTGAACAAGAAAAGTCATACTGGCGTGAAACCATGCAAATGCAGCGTGTGTGGGAAAGTCTTCCTCCGTCATTCGTTCCTGGACAGGCACATGAGAGCTCATGCTGGACACACAAGATCCGAGTGTGGTGGGGAATGGGGAGAGAAGCCCCGTAAACAGAAACAACGTGGGAAAGCCTCCGTCTCTCCCAGGAGTGGTGCACAGCGCACAGTAACACCAACTCGAAAGAGACCTTATGAATGCAGGGTGTGCGGGAAAGCCTTTAATTCTCCTGATTTATTTCAAATCCATCAAAGAACTCACACTGGAAAGAGGTCCTATAAATGTAGGGAAATAGTGAGAGCCTTCACCGTTTCCAGTTTCTTTcgaaaacatggcaaaatgcaTACTGGAGCAAAACGCTATGAATGTAAATACTGTGGAAAACCTATCGATTATCCCAGTTTATTTCAAATTCATGTtagaactcacactggagaaaaaccttacaaatgtaaacaatgtggtaaAGCCTTCATTTCCGCAGGTTACCTTCGGACACATGAAATCAGATTGCACGCGCTGGAGAAACCCCACCAATGTCAGGAATGTGGGAAAAAATTCAGTTGCTCCAGTTCCCTTCACAGACATAAAAGAACCCATGGTGGAGGGAAACTCTACAAATGTCAGAAATGTGCCAAAGTCTTTAGATGCCCCACGTCCCTTCGAGAACATGAAAGGGCGCACACTGGAGAAAGACCTTATGAATGTAATAAATGTGGTAAAACCTTCAATTATCCCAGTTGTTTTCGAAGACATAAAAAAACTCATAGTGGAGAAAAGCCATATGAATGTAAAAGGTGTGGTAAAGCCTTTGGGTCGTGCAGTTCCCTACGAAGACATGAAATcattcacactggagaaaagcccTTTGACTGTAAACAGTGTGGTAAAGtctttactttttcaaattacCTTAGGCTTCATGAAAGAACTCATTTGGCTGGGCGCAGCCAGTGCTTTGGCAGGaggtag
- the ZNF101 gene encoding zinc finger protein 101 isoform X2 produces the protein MRAHAGHTRSECGGEWGEKPRKQKQRGKASVSPRSGAQRTVTPTRKRPYECRVCGKAFNSPDLFQIHQRTHTGKRSYKCREIVRAFTVSSFFRKHGKMHTGAKRYECKYCGKPIDYPSLFQIHVRTHTGEKPYKCKQCGKAFISAGYLRTHEIRLHALEKPHQCQECGKKFSCSSSLHRHKRTHGGGKLYKCQKCAKVFRCPTSLREHERAHTGERPYECNKCGKTFNYPSCFRRHKKTHSGEKPYECKRCGKAFGSCSSLRRHEIIHTGEKPFDCKQCGKVFTFSNYLRLHERTHLAGRSQCFGRR, from the coding sequence ATGAGAGCTCATGCTGGACACACAAGATCCGAGTGTGGTGGGGAATGGGGAGAGAAGCCCCGTAAACAGAAACAACGTGGGAAAGCCTCCGTCTCTCCCAGGAGTGGTGCACAGCGCACAGTAACACCAACTCGAAAGAGACCTTATGAATGCAGGGTGTGCGGGAAAGCCTTTAATTCTCCTGATTTATTTCAAATCCATCAAAGAACTCACACTGGAAAGAGGTCCTATAAATGTAGGGAAATAGTGAGAGCCTTCACCGTTTCCAGTTTCTTTcgaaaacatggcaaaatgcaTACTGGAGCAAAACGCTATGAATGTAAATACTGTGGAAAACCTATCGATTATCCCAGTTTATTTCAAATTCATGTtagaactcacactggagaaaaaccttacaaatgtaaacaatgtggtaaAGCCTTCATTTCCGCAGGTTACCTTCGGACACATGAAATCAGATTGCACGCGCTGGAGAAACCCCACCAATGTCAGGAATGTGGGAAAAAATTCAGTTGCTCCAGTTCCCTTCACAGACATAAAAGAACCCATGGTGGAGGGAAACTCTACAAATGTCAGAAATGTGCCAAAGTCTTTAGATGCCCCACGTCCCTTCGAGAACATGAAAGGGCGCACACTGGAGAAAGACCTTATGAATGTAATAAATGTGGTAAAACCTTCAATTATCCCAGTTGTTTTCGAAGACATAAAAAAACTCATAGTGGAGAAAAGCCATATGAATGTAAAAGGTGTGGTAAAGCCTTTGGGTCGTGCAGTTCCCTACGAAGACATGAAATcattcacactggagaaaagcccTTTGACTGTAAACAGTGTGGTAAAGtctttactttttcaaattacCTTAGGCTTCATGAAAGAACTCATTTGGCTGGGCGCAGCCAGTGCTTTGGCAGGaggtag